The Spiroplasma clarkii genome has a window encoding:
- the dcm gene encoding DNA (cytosine-5-)-methyltransferase, giving the protein MKEIRFIDLFAGIGGFHKALESVAKKKKLDIKCVFVSEIDKESIETYSSNFSIDKEKIINIRDLDDNMSGVPEHDFLFAGFPCQTFSNAGKKKGFLDEIRGTLFFDIVKILKIKKPKYILLENVKHLVNHDNGKTWEIIIKTLKDDLGYIIPKDPLILSPHEFGIPQERQRVFIPGVLREKTSLKDEYISFNFDDLKSNNILNSSNSSEIRKYIFDKFLEEEVESKYFLDKEKDSYLLNVFEAWDDFLKNVEKPEGRTLPVIWADELGKKYHLKSDMPEWKKKYITDMRNIYKMNKDFIDNWLVKYEVEKWKKREKKFEWQAGKEVTDLKHSFIQLRQSGIRCKKPIKFPTLVAMVQIPIIYDDFNNAWRYLTPRETANLQSFPKKYKIHNEIKPENKDFYSYKQFGNSVNVKIVSFIQEHLLNNY; this is encoded by the coding sequence GTGAAGGAAATTAGGTTTATTGACTTATTTGCTGGTATTGGTGGATTCCATAAGGCATTAGAATCAGTAGCAAAAAAGAAAAAATTGGATATTAAATGTGTGTTTGTTAGTGAAATTGATAAAGAGTCAATTGAAACTTATTCTAGTAACTTTTCAATAGATAAAGAGAAGATCATTAATATAAGAGATTTAGATGATAATATGTCAGGTGTTCCAGAGCATGATTTTTTATTTGCTGGATTTCCATGTCAAACTTTTTCAAATGCGGGTAAGAAAAAGGGTTTTTTAGATGAAATTAGGGGAACATTGTTTTTTGATATTGTAAAAATATTAAAAATTAAAAAACCCAAGTACATTTTATTAGAAAATGTAAAACACTTAGTCAATCATGATAATGGAAAAACATGAGAAATAATAATCAAAACCTTAAAAGATGATTTAGGTTATATTATACCTAAAGATCCATTAATATTATCGCCTCATGAATTTGGTATCCCACAGGAGAGACAGCGTGTATTTATTCCAGGTGTTTTAAGAGAAAAAACAAGTTTAAAAGATGAATACATTTCATTTAATTTTGATGATTTAAAATCAAATAATATTCTTAATAGCTCAAATTCAAGTGAAATTAGAAAATATATTTTTGATAAGTTTTTAGAAGAAGAAGTTGAAAGCAAGTATTTTTTAGATAAGGAAAAAGATTCATATTTATTAAATGTATTTGAAGCCTGAGACGATTTTTTAAAAAATGTAGAAAAACCAGAAGGTAGAACTTTACCAGTTATTTGAGCTGATGAACTTGGTAAGAAATATCATTTAAAAAGTGATATGCCAGAATGGAAAAAAAAATATATTACAGATATGAGAAATATTTATAAAATGAATAAAGATTTTATAGACAATTGGTTAGTAAAATATGAAGTTGAAAAATGAAAAAAACGTGAAAAAAAATTTGAATGACAAGCAGGGAAAGAAGTAACTGATTTGAAGCACTCTTTTATACAATTAAGGCAATCAGGAATAAGGTGTAAGAAGCCAATAAAATTCCCAACATTAGTGGCAATGGTTCAAATCCCTATAATTTATGATGATTTTAATAATGCTTGACGTTACTTGACTCCAAGGGAAACTGCAAATTTACAAAGTTTCCCTAAAAAATATAAAATACACAATGAAATTAAACCAGAAAATAAAGATTTTTATTCTTATAAGCAATTTGGTAATTCGGTTAATGTTAAAATAGTTTCATTTATTCAAGAACATTTATTGAATAACTATTAG
- a CDS encoding Z1 domain-containing protein: MYIEKYKEVYCKKIGTDSTNEILKRSYEILEETLDENRQPNKQTGLLVGKVQSGKTSNFLGIIATAFDKEYYDTVFLVGGIDNDLLRQNEERVNEVFDDISDDRGYMTCAVFSSASIKSEKNNLNQNRFFQGDNNKVIITILKNSRHFSDILDLINNNPLIWSKRKVLIIDDEGDQGSLDGNANTKKDGPTKWNETINNIRNSLTHFSYIAVTATPYANVLIDTYDNLSPKFIKLTYPGQGYSGLSVFHSDEGNERYVRIVPDEEAERLRDSDNQNDSEVQNIEKSLEEALSFFICSSIDLLMKKQKYTKSEMLLNIVRVKNDHKIIKKRLDKFLIELRKGIDDYFNDKKDIEKLWLFEFINKGFKILYDRKIDENGDYDFLERFKYAVQDVNSFIINSSPGAKRLNESSIKNKHVIYIGSDLLSRGVTISNLIVAYIIRDTLLGKNNADTILQRARWFGYRDKIINNMKIYTTEKIANHYFDIWIMENNLWEYLERIDLEGLSCEELIDKIFLELPTSELRPTRRNVADVREVAIKSWSIQRKYHETKNIELDYFEKISEEAKIEQFGTRTFRVKEYSNWNNFCSESHIDSYIINKVLAKREQVVFEGSWEEKPVKVVLMQPQSGANSMRSLGTDDKFTLHAQGANINVDYTDQNNYFGDSKIDLYDSNKGKVIIQIYKIDFKDKSKNEIAYGLYIPSLSVSGYVKNR, from the coding sequence ATGTATATTGAAAAATATAAAGAAGTTTATTGTAAAAAAATTGGAACTGACTCTACAAATGAAATTTTAAAACGCTCTTATGAAATTCTTGAAGAAACACTAGATGAAAACAGGCAACCAAATAAACAAACTGGTTTATTGGTTGGGAAGGTTCAATCAGGAAAGACTTCAAACTTTTTAGGAATAATTGCCACTGCATTTGATAAAGAATATTATGATACTGTCTTTTTAGTTGGTGGAATTGATAATGATTTATTGCGTCAAAATGAAGAAAGGGTTAATGAGGTTTTTGATGATATCTCAGATGATAGAGGTTATATGACCTGTGCAGTATTCTCTAGTGCTTCAATTAAATCTGAAAAAAATAATCTTAATCAAAACAGATTTTTTCAAGGAGATAACAATAAAGTTATTATTACCATACTTAAAAATTCAAGACATTTCTCAGACATTTTAGATCTAATTAACAATAATCCTTTAATATGAAGCAAAAGAAAAGTATTAATTATTGATGATGAAGGAGACCAGGGGAGTTTAGATGGTAATGCCAACACAAAAAAAGATGGTCCAACAAAATGAAACGAAACAATAAATAATATAAGAAATTCACTAACACATTTTTCATATATTGCCGTCACTGCAACTCCATATGCAAATGTTTTAATTGATACTTATGATAACTTATCTCCGAAATTCATCAAGTTAACCTATCCAGGTCAGGGATACAGTGGACTAAGTGTTTTTCACTCAGATGAAGGAAATGAGAGATACGTCAGAATAGTTCCCGATGAAGAAGCAGAAAGATTAAGAGACAGTGATAATCAGAATGATTCAGAAGTTCAAAATATTGAAAAAAGTCTTGAAGAGGCCTTGAGTTTCTTTATTTGTTCATCAATTGATTTGTTGATGAAGAAGCAAAAATATACAAAATCTGAAATGTTACTAAATATTGTAAGAGTTAAAAATGACCATAAGATTATAAAAAAAAGATTAGATAAATTTTTAATAGAACTCCGCAAGGGAATTGATGATTATTTCAATGATAAAAAAGATATTGAAAAATTATGATTATTTGAGTTTATTAATAAGGGTTTTAAAATATTATATGATCGCAAGATAGATGAGAATGGAGATTATGATTTTTTAGAAAGATTTAAATATGCAGTTCAAGATGTTAATTCATTTATCATTAATAGTAGTCCTGGTGCTAAGAGACTTAATGAAAGTAGTATTAAAAATAAACATGTAATTTATATTGGGTCTGATTTGCTCTCAAGAGGTGTTACAATTAGTAATTTAATTGTTGCTTACATAATAAGAGATACTCTTCTTGGGAAGAATAATGCAGACACAATTTTACAAAGAGCTCGTTGATTTGGTTATCGAGATAAGATAATTAACAATATGAAAATATATACAACAGAAAAAATTGCAAATCATTACTTTGACATTTGAATTATGGAAAATAACCTATGAGAATATTTAGAAAGAATCGATTTAGAAGGTTTATCCTGTGAAGAATTAATCGATAAGATTTTTTTAGAATTACCAACAAGTGAGCTGCGACCTACCAGAAGAAATGTAGCTGATGTCAGAGAAGTTGCAATTAAGTCATGATCAATTCAAAGGAAATATCATGAAACAAAAAATATTGAGCTTGATTATTTTGAAAAAATAAGTGAAGAAGCAAAAATTGAACAATTTGGTACAAGAACATTTAGAGTAAAGGAGTATTCAAATTGAAATAACTTTTGTTCAGAATCACATATAGATTCATACATAATAAACAAAGTTCTTGCAAAAAGAGAACAAGTAGTATTTGAAGGAAGTTGAGAAGAAAAACCAGTCAAGGTAGTTTTAATGCAACCTCAAAGTGGTGCTAATTCTATGCGTTCTTTAGGAACCGATGACAAATTTACATTGCATGCACAAGGAGCAAATATAAATGTTGATTATACTGACCAAAATAACTATTTTGGTGATTCAAAAATAGATTTGTATGATTCAAACAAAGGGAAAGTAATTATACAGATTTATAAAATTGATTTTAAGGATAAGAGCAAAAATGAAATTGCATATGGACTTTATATACCATCCTTATCAGTAAGTGGATATGTTAAGAATAGATAG
- a CDS encoding ATP-binding protein has protein sequence MINDNDSINIQPESSIYATYQRLSYKPSYALAEFVDNSTASYFENKNALIDFYKNNLNSNYQLKIYILYKNDNVDPEINIIDNAYGMEREELERAVLLGKLPKHKNSRNEFGMGLKTAATWFSRKWTVISTRLGSENEYSVTMDIDKIVKENPKRIGVSKKPVDPKIHKTILKLEKLNKPITTKNQKTAISKLISGMYRRDIKNGDIKIYFAEFKADKKWRDIDGVVYENAEDIPEIKFNEVIPRVIQPGQVKGIDEPTLAKTVDEDFLEFKDKKYHIKYMVGIRDKGSRSESGFTLFRRNRAIVGGYDNNYRPKEIFGDSGSFAYQRMYGEIDLDDFPVNQAKDGFSWDDGLEEAFINFLNRKIAKFKIWAEKLRKFDDSGTKQIKEKEIIEANNDISRMMKKDFTFETPSAIDENVKASIVKSDDKTVLENEVNKISLNNLGNIAKFSKDGVNFSFSLKLSEEKDPQEWIKITTVDEEKDFFEIELFVEHIFLKPLAQEPQFIIFMKKFATAYVCAILCLRANSPDNTVDPLKITKKINEYLLGW, from the coding sequence ATGATTAATGATAATGATTCAATTAATATACAGCCTGAATCAAGTATTTATGCAACATACCAAAGGTTAAGTTATAAACCAAGCTATGCATTAGCTGAATTTGTTGACAATTCCACAGCAAGTTATTTTGAAAACAAAAATGCTCTAATTGATTTTTATAAAAATAATTTAAATTCTAACTATCAGTTAAAAATTTATATTCTTTATAAAAATGATAATGTAGATCCTGAAATAAACATTATAGATAATGCTTATGGAATGGAACGTGAAGAATTAGAACGGGCAGTTTTGCTAGGTAAACTTCCAAAACATAAAAATAGTAGAAATGAATTTGGAATGGGACTTAAAACTGCTGCAACATGATTTAGCAGGAAATGAACTGTAATATCAACTAGATTAGGTTCAGAAAATGAATATAGTGTAACAATGGATATTGACAAAATAGTTAAAGAAAATCCAAAAAGAATTGGAGTTAGCAAGAAACCTGTTGATCCTAAAATTCACAAAACAATCTTGAAACTTGAAAAGTTAAACAAACCAATCACAACAAAGAATCAAAAAACAGCAATCTCAAAATTAATTTCTGGAATGTATAGACGTGATATCAAAAATGGTGATATTAAAATCTATTTTGCTGAATTTAAAGCTGATAAAAAATGAAGAGACATTGATGGTGTTGTGTATGAGAATGCTGAAGATATTCCAGAAATAAAGTTCAATGAAGTTATTCCAAGAGTAATACAGCCAGGTCAAGTTAAAGGTATTGATGAACCAACACTAGCAAAGACTGTTGATGAAGATTTTTTAGAATTCAAGGACAAAAAGTACCATATTAAATATATGGTGGGAATAAGAGACAAAGGGAGTAGAAGTGAATCAGGTTTCACACTATTTAGAAGAAATAGAGCTATAGTCGGAGGATATGATAACAATTATCGCCCAAAGGAAATTTTTGGTGATTCAGGTTCATTTGCATATCAAAGAATGTATGGGGAAATTGATCTAGATGATTTCCCTGTAAATCAAGCAAAAGATGGTTTTAGTTGAGATGATGGTCTTGAAGAGGCATTTATTAATTTTTTAAATAGAAAAATAGCAAAATTTAAAATATGAGCAGAAAAACTAAGAAAGTTTGATGATTCAGGAACAAAACAGATTAAAGAAAAAGAAATTATAGAAGCAAATAATGACATATCAAGAATGATGAAAAAGGACTTTACATTTGAGACACCTAGTGCTATTGATGAAAATGTCAAAGCTTCAATTGTAAAATCAGATGATAAAACTGTCTTGGAGAATGAAGTTAATAAGATTAGTTTAAATAATTTAGGCAATATTGCAAAGTTTTCAAAGGATGGGGTTAATTTTTCATTTTCATTAAAACTTTCAGAAGAAAAAGACCCACAAGAGTGAATTAAAATAACTACTGTGGATGAAGAAAAAGATTTCTTTGAAATAGAGCTGTTTGTTGAACATATTTTTTTAAAACCATTGGCACAAGAACCACAATTTATAATTTTTATGAAAAAATTTGCAACAGCATATGTTTGTGCAATACTTTGTTTGCGTGCGAACTCACCAGACAATACTGTTGACCCATTAAAAATTACAAAAAAAATTAATGAATATCTTTTAGGATGATAA
- a CDS encoding HNH endonuclease signature motif containing protein: MNNSIKYKVFKDKKIVEMTFKEYNKLQKNVKNEYNSLNEVIIGNFNGLKNVNYDDKKNWVSFETQDSKKILIHYMNPKNSGIEDNQAKRLALKSQHLVTGYQIYYVGLMKIGLNNLYILSPIVNKNIERYIASSKAKKGGSYSSYWIGFSDIEKCIMGDIDVTDSDNNLLTVHLDKLVKRLFEHIKQNEVSKEEEILDIFNDILFNEITLEQNVMDFNYDLSVDKVNKNKLIRNTALVEEVLKELQICALCNKESTFPSKKHNGLNYFEVHHFIPYNYKTQKKFVKTLDSKQNLVALCPECHKGIHLSEKEFQKSMVIKLGNLVVNDNFKKIYPEYNIEKIIKIYSELYKQEGDRDYD, encoded by the coding sequence GTGAATAATAGTATCAAATATAAAGTATTTAAGGACAAAAAAATAGTGGAAATGACCTTTAAAGAATATAACAAACTTCAAAAGAATGTTAAAAATGAATACAATTCTCTAAATGAGGTAATTATAGGTAATTTTAATGGTCTAAAGAATGTAAATTATGATGATAAAAAGAATTGAGTTTCATTTGAAACTCAAGATAGTAAGAAGATTTTAATACATTATATGAATCCAAAAAACTCAGGAATTGAAGACAATCAAGCTAAAAGATTGGCACTTAAATCACAGCATTTGGTTACAGGTTATCAAATCTACTATGTAGGACTCATGAAAATAGGGTTAAATAATCTTTACATTCTTTCACCAATTGTAAATAAAAATATTGAAAGATACATTGCATCATCAAAAGCAAAAAAGGGAGGTTCATATTCTTCATATTGAATAGGATTTAGTGATATTGAAAAATGCATAATGGGGGATATTGATGTCACAGATTCTGATAATAATCTTTTAACTGTTCATCTAGATAAGTTGGTAAAAAGATTATTTGAACATATAAAACAAAATGAAGTTAGTAAAGAGGAAGAAATTTTAGACATTTTTAATGATATACTATTTAATGAAATTACATTAGAACAAAATGTGATGGATTTTAACTATGATCTATCTGTTGACAAGGTAAATAAGAACAAATTAATTAGAAATACTGCTCTTGTTGAAGAAGTATTAAAAGAATTGCAAATTTGTGCATTATGTAATAAAGAAAGTACTTTCCCATCTAAAAAACATAATGGTCTAAATTATTTTGAAGTGCACCATTTTATTCCTTATAACTACAAAACCCAAAAAAAGTTTGTTAAGACTTTAGATTCAAAACAAAATCTAGTTGCATTGTGCCCAGAATGTCATAAGGGAATACATTTGTCTGAAAAAGAGTTTCAAAAAAGTATGGTTATTAAACTTGGCAATCTAGTTGTAAATGATAATTTTAAAAAAATATATCCAGAGTATAACATTGAAAAAATAATAAAAATTTATAGTGAACTTTACAAACAAGAAGGAGATAGAGATTATGATTAA
- the dcm gene encoding DNA (cytosine-5-)-methyltransferase, whose translation MKTINVVELFAGVGGFRLGLERYNKNLWNFIFANQWEPNKKVQHAFNCYVNNFGPENVNNEDIAIAKEKIPNNVDLLVGGFPCQDYSVAATKAKGIEGKKGVLWWEISWILKHKKPKMVLLENVDRLLKSPSAKRGRDFAIMLFNLNKLGYDVEWQVINAADYGMPQRRKRVFIFAKLRECFETAVMFDDEQTLEEINESSVFSTVFPVVEKSSTKVKQMEFSSQFDDELDITENYNGGKFLTKGFLINGDLLEYEIEVDPNFNPERLCLRDILQNPDEIEEKFYLNQEQLKKMKELRSAKKRERFKPNGEPYYYSEGRMNLLDNLDRPGRTMLTSESSLNRSTHLIQTLDKNGRNRRRFITPIEAERLNCFDDDWTVSITSEKMRYFCMGNALVVDIIQNLADQIERVYDELIVNLKINQNNIKTCDLEEYDV comes from the coding sequence ATGAAAACTATAAATGTAGTAGAATTATTTGCAGGTGTTGGTGGTTTTAGGTTAGGTTTAGAACGATACAATAAAAACCTGTGAAATTTTATTTTTGCAAACCAATGAGAGCCAAATAAAAAAGTTCAACATGCATTTAATTGCTATGTTAATAATTTTGGTCCAGAAAATGTAAACAATGAGGATATAGCAATTGCAAAAGAAAAAATCCCTAACAATGTTGACTTATTAGTGGGTGGTTTTCCATGTCAAGATTATTCTGTTGCTGCAACCAAGGCAAAGGGAATTGAAGGGAAAAAAGGGGTTTTATGATGAGAAATTAGTTGAATTTTAAAACACAAAAAACCAAAGATGGTATTGTTAGAAAATGTTGATCGCTTATTAAAATCACCTTCAGCAAAAAGGGGAAGAGATTTTGCTATTATGTTATTTAATTTAAATAAGTTAGGTTATGATGTTGAATGGCAAGTAATCAATGCAGCAGACTATGGAATGCCTCAAAGAAGAAAAAGAGTTTTTATTTTTGCAAAACTAAGAGAGTGTTTTGAAACTGCTGTTATGTTTGATGATGAACAAACTTTAGAAGAAATTAATGAAAGTTCAGTATTTAGCACAGTATTTCCAGTTGTTGAAAAAAGTAGTACAAAAGTTAAACAAATGGAATTTAGTAGCCAATTTGATGATGAACTAGATATAACCGAAAACTACAATGGGGGCAAGTTTCTTACAAAAGGATTTTTGATTAATGGTGACTTGTTAGAGTATGAAATTGAGGTTGACCCCAATTTCAATCCTGAAAGATTGTGTTTAAGAGACATTTTGCAAAACCCAGATGAAATTGAAGAGAAGTTTTATTTAAATCAAGAACAATTGAAAAAAATGAAAGAATTAAGAAGTGCTAAAAAAAGAGAACGGTTTAAGCCAAATGGAGAACCATACTATTATTCTGAGGGTAGAATGAACTTACTTGATAACTTGGATAGACCAGGAAGAACTATGTTGACTAGTGAATCATCACTGAATAGATCAACTCATCTCATTCAAACACTTGATAAAAATGGACGTAATAGAAGAAGGTTTATTACACCAATTGAAGCTGAAAGATTAAATTGTTTTGATGATGATTGGACTGTATCAATCACAAGTGAGAAAATGAGATATTTTTGTATGGGAAATGCTTTGGTTGTAGATATAATTCAAAATCTAGCAGATCAAATTGAAAGAGTTTATGATGAATTAATTGTCAACCTAAAAATAAATCAAAACAATATCAAAACTTGTGATTTGGAAGAATATGATGTTTAA
- a CDS encoding DDE-type integrase/transposase/recombinase — translation MKQGKPRVRYYDHDFYLNIEQSFIDSGKTYGCKRIAIDLLTKGIAKSSHKKILRYFKMRSISTNNHVKWKNKVAKPEKVGKYPNLLTDPENFDKYGDVFSVDITEKEFNGERYYTCGFYHIKMKKIFGLVTEKNKGNQLVEKSFLKMTDEFGVFLPNSVIHSDNGSEFKAYNYKLMLMYFNLIPSMSRIAKSTDNGWIEGFWSVFKRECLKENYCYKGLAEYQLNASLYQKFYNYVRIKL, via the coding sequence GTGAAGCAAGGGAAACCTAGGGTAAGATATTATGATCATGATTTTTATTTAAATATTGAGCAGAGCTTTATTGATTCAGGAAAAACCTATGGTTGTAAAAGAATTGCAATAGATTTGCTCACTAAGGGGATAGCTAAGTCATCACATAAAAAAATATTGAGATACTTTAAAATGAGAAGCATCTCCACCAATAATCATGTGAAATGAAAAAATAAGGTAGCAAAACCTGAAAAGGTTGGTAAATACCCAAACTTGTTAACTGATCCTGAAAATTTTGATAAGTATGGTGATGTTTTTTCAGTAGACATAACAGAAAAGGAATTCAATGGTGAAAGATACTATACCTGTGGTTTTTATCATATTAAAATGAAAAAAATCTTTGGTTTAGTAACAGAAAAAAATAAAGGGAATCAACTTGTAGAAAAATCATTTCTAAAAATGACTGATGAATTTGGTGTCTTCTTGCCAAACAGTGTAATACACTCAGATAATGGTTCTGAATTTAAAGCATATAATTATAAGTTGATGCTAATGTACTTTAATTTGATTCCAAGCATGTCAAGAATAGCCAAGTCTACAGATAATGGTTGGATTGAAGGGTTTTGATCAGTTTTTAAAAGAGAATGCTTAAAAGAAAATTACTGTTATAAAGGACTTGCTGAGTATCAGCTAAATGCAAGTTTATATCAAAAATTTTACAATTATGTGAGAATAAAGTTGTAA
- a CDS encoding transposase, whose amino-acid sequence MGHYSAKQKEKIILKFRESKTKAKNFVKSYGISDQTLLNWCKKYDQSGIDGLGAPNSADKEELIILRNEVKELKKKNAELETRNEMWKRIEALISKKK is encoded by the coding sequence ATGGGACATTACTCAGCAAAGCAAAAAGAAAAAATAATTTTAAAATTTAGAGAGAGCAAGACAAAGGCCAAGAATTTTGTTAAAAGTTATGGCATCTCAGATCAAACACTTTTAAATTGGTGTAAAAAGTATGATCAATCTGGAATTGATGGTCTTGGGGCACCAAATTCAGCTGATAAAGAAGAACTAATAATTTTAAGAAATGAAGTTAAAGAACTGAAGAAGAAAAATGCCGAATTAGAAACTAGAAATGAAATGTGAAAAAGAATTGAGGCCCTGATAAGTAAAAAAAAGTAG
- a CDS encoding MutH/Sau3AI family endonuclease has protein sequence MKEIYDLAKSAIGKSIREIIGDNVDELIINDKNKGTVGNLIQKYLFKIEPNNISEADFKELGLDLELKVIPLLERSLKNKLAPKERMVLGMINYHKIVDETFEESSFLKKNRHLLIMTYLYDYNADKLDYKIIDAFLYDVTADDFFPDIKSDWEKINKAVVSGEAHLLTEKNNNILSPSTKGGSENNRKQPNSDEIAKGRAYSYKVSFVKKIIENFAQEEFDFFIKNLNKINYIEKEDIEAEIYDFLNSLIGTKIPKGDKIEKNWHENVFKKTVREKDEKMFQKMYKNPYLKFSHKVLDEKGNLQEEINTNVDILPLEIINEEFENSSLFNNVIDKKYVIIGIDKKTNIFKKYWTFTFNDSQIEKCKIAFEKVKERIQNYFNSKSDEKFTFNLKKSDDLAIHLRPHAKNGSKTYEKKGVPLDIVIHEWWINKKEIT, from the coding sequence TTGAAAGAAATTTATGACTTAGCAAAATCAGCAATTGGTAAGTCAATTAGAGAAATTATTGGTGATAATGTTGATGAACTTATTATTAATGATAAGAATAAGGGTACAGTTGGTAATTTAATTCAAAAGTATTTGTTTAAAATTGAACCTAATAATATTAGTGAAGCAGATTTTAAAGAATTAGGATTAGACCTAGAATTAAAAGTTATTCCACTATTAGAGAGATCTTTAAAAAATAAGTTAGCCCCAAAAGAAAGAATGGTTTTAGGTATGATAAATTACCATAAAATTGTTGATGAAACATTTGAAGAAAGCTCTTTTTTAAAGAAAAACCGCCACTTGTTGATAATGACATATTTATATGATTACAATGCAGATAAATTGGATTATAAAATTATAGATGCCTTTTTGTATGATGTCACAGCAGATGATTTTTTTCCAGACATTAAATCAGATTGAGAAAAAATCAATAAAGCAGTAGTTTCAGGTGAAGCACACTTATTAACTGAGAAAAACAATAACATTTTAAGTCCTAGTACTAAAGGTGGTAGTGAAAATAATAGAAAACAACCAAACTCTGATGAAATTGCAAAGGGAAGAGCATACTCATACAAAGTTTCATTTGTTAAAAAAATTATTGAAAACTTTGCCCAAGAAGAATTTGATTTTTTCATAAAAAACCTAAATAAAATTAATTATATTGAAAAAGAGGATATTGAAGCAGAAATTTATGACTTCTTAAATTCATTAATTGGTACAAAAATCCCAAAAGGAGATAAAATTGAAAAAAATTGACATGAAAATGTCTTTAAAAAGACTGTAAGAGAAAAAGATGAAAAAATGTTTCAAAAAATGTATAAAAATCCCTATCTAAAATTTTCACACAAAGTTTTAGATGAGAAAGGTAATTTACAAGAGGAAATAAACACAAATGTTGACATACTTCCACTTGAAATTATTAATGAAGAGTTTGAAAATAGCTCATTATTTAATAATGTAATTGATAAAAAGTATGTGATTATTGGAATAGACAAAAAGACTAACATTTTTAAAAAATACTGAACATTTACATTTAATGACTCTCAGATTGAGAAATGTAAAATTGCTTTTGAAAAGGTCAAAGAGAGAATTCAAAATTATTTTAATTCAAAATCAGATGAAAAATTTACCTTTAATTTAAAAAAATCAGATGATTTAGCAATACATTTACGTCCACATGCAAAAAATGGTTCAAAAACATATGAGAAAAAAGGAGTACCATTAGACATAGTTATTCATGAATGGTGAATCAATAAAAAGGAAATAACTTAA